In Bacteroidota bacterium, one DNA window encodes the following:
- a CDS encoding Rne/Rng family ribonuclease codes for MVHFRKEIIINARNENEVRIAITEQGRLVELFVENPETVRHVGEIWMGKVAKVIPGMNAAFIDLGLTQDAFLHFSDVGNSYDGSMSLLSSEGADMRDDDDESEDDEYDDDEEGPLTPHVREARPAPKVSRAPRKPFTTLEVQNVDMTPGQNIMVQVTREAFANKGVRVTSRISLPGRFLVLVPFEPGIGISKKVASVRERRRLRRIIRALKPREMGVIIRTVAENKEESALREDIEKLLSQWREIEKKIKEKTPPMILYQESNITTTVLRDLFSNDITRIVVDDKKMYQEVLDYIQWSAPNLAGVVEPYKGNAPLFEQKGIEQEIEGLMSKKVPLPSGGYLFIEKTEAMVVIDVNSGRYAARREQELNSLKTNLEAAREAARQLRLRDIGGIIVIDFIDMLDDRNNKKVYDEMKKELRRDRAKSSVLPLTDFGLMQITRQRVRQAIGDTLSDQCPACGGTGLVVGASTVMHQIERWLDRYSTESDRAPLVLRVHPTVHEELNTGFISKLRKLAWKFKVRLKSRLDDEMRADEYKFSRASDNKDITNQYIGPRPDSPADTEESTPTSPATPKRRDRREGDRRGNGRGGDRRRDSGGRRPEGRSDRGEGRPERQEPRGERPERGSQEPRGDRGEPRGEGHGDGARRRNPRRRGSGGGGNRGEGGQGQPQQGGENRNRPPQQRREDRGPRLEPGGPRPMDGGDQHMME; via the coding sequence ATGGTACATTTTCGTAAAGAGATCATTATCAATGCGCGCAACGAGAACGAGGTCCGCATTGCCATCACCGAACAGGGCCGACTCGTCGAGCTGTTCGTCGAGAATCCCGAGACTGTCCGCCACGTCGGCGAGATCTGGATGGGAAAGGTGGCAAAGGTTATCCCCGGCATGAACGCCGCATTCATCGATCTCGGACTCACACAAGACGCATTCCTCCACTTCTCCGATGTCGGCAATTCGTATGACGGCTCGATGTCGCTGCTCTCGAGCGAAGGCGCCGATATGCGCGACGACGATGACGAGTCGGAGGACGACGAATACGATGACGACGAAGAAGGGCCGCTGACCCCGCACGTCCGTGAGGCTCGCCCCGCACCGAAGGTCAGCCGCGCTCCGCGCAAGCCCTTCACGACGCTCGAAGTCCAGAACGTGGACATGACGCCGGGCCAGAATATCATGGTGCAGGTCACGCGCGAGGCATTTGCAAACAAGGGCGTCCGCGTCACAAGCCGTATTTCGCTTCCCGGTCGTTTCCTCGTGCTCGTTCCGTTCGAGCCGGGGATCGGTATCAGCAAGAAGGTCGCGTCGGTACGCGAACGCCGCCGCCTGCGCCGGATCATCCGTGCGCTCAAGCCGCGCGAGATGGGCGTGATCATCCGCACGGTTGCAGAGAACAAGGAAGAATCTGCACTGCGCGAGGACATCGAGAAGCTGCTTTCCCAATGGCGCGAGATCGAGAAGAAGATCAAGGAAAAGACGCCGCCGATGATTTTGTATCAGGAATCGAACATCACGACCACCGTGCTGCGCGATCTCTTCTCGAACGATATTACCCGTATCGTCGTCGACGACAAGAAGATGTATCAGGAGGTGCTCGACTATATTCAATGGTCTGCGCCGAACCTGGCCGGTGTGGTCGAACCATACAAAGGAAACGCTCCGCTCTTCGAACAAAAAGGCATCGAGCAGGAAATCGAAGGCCTCATGAGCAAGAAGGTCCCGCTGCCGAGCGGCGGATATCTGTTCATCGAAAAGACGGAAGCGATGGTCGTCATCGACGTCAACTCGGGCCGATACGCCGCACGACGAGAGCAAGAACTGAACTCGCTGAAGACCAATCTTGAAGCTGCTCGCGAAGCCGCGCGGCAATTACGACTGCGCGATATCGGCGGCATCATCGTTATCGACTTCATCGACATGCTCGATGATCGTAACAACAAGAAAGTGTATGACGAGATGAAGAAGGAGCTTCGCCGCGACCGGGCGAAGTCGAGCGTGTTGCCGCTGACCGATTTCGGTCTGATGCAGATCACGCGTCAGCGCGTGCGTCAGGCCATCGGCGATACACTGAGCGATCAGTGTCCCGCCTGCGGCGGCACCGGACTTGTCGTCGGCGCTTCGACAGTCATGCACCAGATCGAACGCTGGCTCGACCGCTACTCGACCGAGAGCGACCGCGCCCCGCTCGTATTGCGTGTGCATCCGACGGTACACGAAGAGTTGAATACCGGCTTCATCTCGAAGCTTCGTAAACTGGCCTGGAAATTCAAAGTCCGGCTGAAGTCGCGTCTCGACGACGAGATGCGCGCCGACGAATACAAATTCTCTCGCGCATCCGATAACAAGGATATCACCAACCAGTATATCGGACCTCGCCCGGATTCTCCGGCCGACACCGAAGAGTCGACACCGACCTCACCGGCAACACCGAAACGTCGTGACCGCCGTGAGGGCGATCGCCGCGGAAACGGACGCGGCGGCGATCGTCGCCGTGACAGCGGCGGACGCCGTCCCGAGGGACGAAGCGATCGCGGCGAAGGACGCCCAGAGCGTCAGGAGCCGCGCGGCGAACGTCCGGAGCGCGGTTCCCAAGAGCCTCGCGGTGACCGAGGTGAACCCCGTGGTGAGGGTCATGGAGACGGTGCGCGTCGCAGAAACCCACGTCGACGCGGAAGCGGTGGCGGCGGCAATCGTGGCGAAGGCGGACAAGGCCAGCCGCAACAAGGCGGCGAGAATCGCAACCGCCCGCCACAGCAACGCCGCGAAGATCGAGGCCCGCGCCTCGAACCAGGCGGCCCGCGACCGATGGACGGCGGTGATCAGCACATGATGGAGTAA
- a CDS encoding response regulator, with protein sequence MQRTLLILGIGIALVVGADALRAQQLPQIDRTPARREIVADSLLRIIPSLKDDTTIADHYALLATLFFEVDGPRSLRYVDQARTYAARAKNQQRIDGIEQFMIDWYSSKGQYDSARAISDRIYRAAERRKDTAAMAQVLQALAWNDNEQGNYRESVDMHFRVLKLVQAAHLQNMLPAAYNGLGTLYFDQKDYPNALHYLRLGLTESYRLNDSSGIAAMENNIGLIYLDTDFFHPKNGPYLDSAELGFRRAVAIWQGHGGLMLQRSTANIARCFELRGLNDSALFYYRSAVAIHRATGDSTTAAAGRCYACVGALFRRLRQYDSASYYLHRAVRVCREGGARRDLVQALRELAEYYHAIGNDEEGYRYLREWSSLRDSIFNSDRARMLTEMQARYRTAEKEKQIGEQAKELRNRETILYSSLGGTIVLAAFGLVLMRNNRRKKRLSDSLREAKERAERSEQYEKQFLANMSHEIRTPMNAVMGLTSLLLDTEHSPKQNEYLSAIKRSSEHLLVIINDILDLSKLKEGKMELERIPFRVRERITYVADIMRIKAEEKGLQLTSQIEADVPPVLVGDPGRLSQILLNLVGNAIKFTQKGSVTIGVSVLRSTELGALLRFSVRDTGIGIAPDKLSTVFESFKQAESHTSRTYGGTGLGLSISKTLVELAGGDISVESTVGTGSKFSFTMPLAIGHEEDLVENASETDYDPRSLSGIRILLAEDNEYNRLVLIDTVHHLVPDAQIVTATNGAEALSESQRSRFDVILMDVQMPEMDGIEATRRIRSLDGPVKNTPIVALTASVIRGDIDHCLAAGMNGYVPKPFRRSELLGALQEIYAPSNRSRATTAELPISHEPNSFSIIDLSFLTEFTGGEEDQMRKYIRMFVENTPTQMQRIGAALAANDLDLARRTVHALKPQFKFMGMAHGASLAESIEQACGNGVDVNAISNDFAALERECDGAIAELRIRL encoded by the coding sequence ATGCAACGCACCCTGCTGATACTCGGCATCGGAATTGCGCTCGTCGTCGGCGCCGATGCGCTGCGCGCGCAGCAGTTGCCGCAGATCGATCGCACTCCGGCCCGACGCGAGATCGTCGCAGACTCTCTCCTGCGGATCATTCCTTCGTTGAAGGACGACACGACAATCGCGGATCATTATGCGTTACTCGCTACACTGTTCTTTGAAGTCGATGGTCCGCGATCGCTCCGGTACGTAGACCAGGCTCGCACGTATGCTGCCCGCGCGAAGAATCAGCAGCGGATCGATGGGATCGAACAGTTTATGATCGACTGGTACTCTAGTAAAGGTCAGTACGATAGCGCTCGCGCAATTTCAGATCGGATCTACCGTGCGGCTGAGCGTCGCAAGGACACCGCTGCGATGGCGCAAGTGCTTCAGGCGCTTGCGTGGAACGACAACGAACAGGGGAATTACCGCGAGTCGGTCGACATGCATTTTCGGGTACTCAAGCTGGTGCAGGCCGCGCACCTTCAGAACATGTTACCAGCCGCATACAACGGTCTCGGCACACTGTACTTCGATCAAAAAGACTATCCCAACGCCCTACACTATTTGCGGCTTGGCCTGACAGAGTCATATCGGCTCAACGACTCGAGCGGGATCGCGGCGATGGAGAATAACATCGGTCTGATCTACCTCGACACGGACTTCTTTCACCCGAAGAACGGCCCGTATCTCGATAGCGCAGAGTTGGGCTTTCGGCGTGCTGTCGCGATCTGGCAGGGGCACGGTGGCCTGATGCTCCAACGGAGCACCGCAAACATTGCGCGTTGCTTCGAACTCCGGGGGCTCAATGACAGCGCACTCTTCTATTACCGCTCTGCGGTCGCAATCCACCGGGCGACCGGCGATTCCACGACTGCAGCCGCAGGACGTTGTTATGCATGTGTTGGCGCGTTGTTCAGACGGTTGCGACAGTACGACAGCGCATCGTACTATCTGCATCGTGCGGTACGAGTTTGCAGGGAGGGAGGGGCTCGACGAGATCTTGTCCAAGCGCTTCGAGAACTTGCTGAGTATTATCACGCGATCGGCAACGATGAGGAAGGATACCGTTATTTGAGGGAGTGGTCATCGCTGCGCGATTCGATCTTCAATAGCGACCGTGCGCGTATGCTGACCGAAATGCAGGCGCGGTATCGCACGGCCGAGAAAGAAAAGCAGATTGGAGAGCAGGCGAAAGAGCTTCGTAACCGCGAGACCATCTTGTATTCATCGCTCGGTGGCACGATCGTGTTGGCTGCGTTCGGCTTGGTACTGATGCGCAACAACCGACGCAAGAAACGCCTGAGCGATTCGCTTCGGGAAGCCAAAGAGCGCGCCGAACGCAGCGAACAGTATGAGAAGCAATTCCTCGCGAACATGAGCCATGAGATCCGCACACCGATGAATGCGGTGATGGGCCTGACGTCGCTACTGCTCGATACCGAGCATTCGCCAAAGCAAAACGAGTACTTGAGCGCCATCAAACGTTCTAGCGAACACTTGCTCGTAATTATCAACGATATTCTCGATCTCTCCAAGCTTAAAGAAGGAAAGATGGAGCTCGAGCGTATCCCGTTCCGAGTGCGTGAGCGGATCACGTATGTGGCCGACATCATGCGTATCAAAGCCGAAGAGAAGGGGTTGCAGCTCACATCGCAGATCGAAGCCGACGTCCCGCCCGTCCTCGTCGGCGATCCGGGGAGATTGTCGCAGATCCTTCTCAATCTTGTCGGCAACGCGATTAAGTTCACCCAGAAGGGTTCGGTAACGATCGGTGTATCGGTGCTCAGAAGCACCGAGCTCGGAGCGTTGCTTCGTTTCAGCGTGCGCGATACCGGCATTGGCATTGCGCCCGATAAGCTCTCGACGGTGTTCGAGTCGTTCAAACAAGCTGAAAGCCACACGTCTCGTACATACGGCGGTACCGGACTCGGATTGTCGATTTCGAAGACGCTTGTCGAACTTGCCGGCGGCGACATCTCGGTCGAAAGTACCGTCGGCACTGGTTCAAAATTCTCGTTCACGATGCCACTGGCGATCGGTCACGAGGAAGATCTTGTCGAGAATGCATCAGAAACTGATTACGACCCACGTTCGCTTTCGGGCATTCGGATCCTCCTTGCAGAAGATAATGAATACAACCGGCTCGTACTCATCGACACCGTGCATCACCTCGTGCCCGATGCCCAGATCGTCACTGCCACCAATGGCGCCGAAGCTCTATCCGAGTCGCAGCGTTCGCGATTCGATGTGATCCTGATGGATGTGCAGATGCCGGAGATGGACGGTATCGAGGCGACGCGACGCATCCGTTCGCTCGATGGGCCGGTAAAGAATACGCCCATCGTCGCACTGACTGCCAGTGTCATCCGTGGTGACATTGACCATTGTCTTGCAGCGGGGATGAATGGGTACGTACCGAAGCCGTTTCGTCGGAGCGAACTCCTCGGTGCGCTCCAGGAGATATATGCACCTTCGAATAGAAGCCGAGCAACCACCGCCGAGTTACCTATCTCGCACGAGCCAAACTCGTTCTCTATCATCGATCTATCATTCCTCACCGAATTCACCGGTGGAGAAGAAGATCAGATGCGCAAATATATTCGCATGTTCGTCGAGAACACACCGACGCAGATGCAGCGCATCGGCGCAGCGCTTGCGGCAAACGATCTCGATCTCGCCCGGCGCACAGTTCACGCGCTCAAGCCGCAGTTCAAGTTCATGGGAATGGCGCACGGCGCTTCGCTCGCGGAGTCCATCGAGCAGGCGTGTGGAAACGGCGTAGATGTGAATGCGATCTCGAACGACTTCGCTGCGCTCGAGCGGGAGTGCGACGGCGCGATCGCGGAATTACGAATACGTCTTTGA
- a CDS encoding T9SS type A sorting domain-containing protein, with translation MARTFPYGRYHIPNASLSVIRYLIDNAPCHDSSLIPFYDRSVALRHQMWLRGDTTIPEDTALPSLDSIGLDAVLHPPSAVPLPGTDAQVHLASFTGSPNPFTKETELTFVLNRMTYVTLAIYDELGRMVWGDGKGRSLDAGTHTIHIDGTGLPSGTLYARISTGFGEVKTVKLVHQE, from the coding sequence ATGGCACGCACTTTCCCATACGGCCGATATCACATTCCAAATGCATCCTTATCCGTGATTCGATACTTGATCGATAATGCTCCATGCCACGATAGTTCACTCATTCCATTCTATGACCGGAGTGTTGCGCTTCGTCACCAGATGTGGCTGAGGGGTGACACTACTATTCCAGAGGACACAGCGCTTCCCTCCTTGGATTCCATCGGGCTCGATGCGGTTTTGCATCCGCCATCAGCCGTTCCGCTGCCCGGTACCGATGCACAGGTGCATCTTGCTTCCTTCACCGGATCTCCAAACCCGTTCACCAAGGAGACGGAGCTAACGTTCGTCCTGAACCGCATGACCTATGTAACACTGGCGATCTACGATGAACTGGGCCGGATGGTTTGGGGTGACGGGAAGGGCCGCTCGCTCGATGCGGGGACGCATACGATTCACATTGATGGCACCGGCTTGCCAAGCGGCACACTCTACGCCCGCATCTCGACCGGCTTCGGTGAGGTGAAAACGGTGAAGCTCGTGCATCAGGAGTAG
- a CDS encoding efflux RND transporter permease subunit, which translates to MTITELSIKRPALITIFFIALAVMGLFGLSRLGTDLLPKMDWPFVTVWTVYPGAGPEEIEDLVTKPIEEAVAATSNLDNVRSFSNEGYSVVLGQYLLTANSDQAAADVQRRVDQIRSKLPKDAEAPKVQKNDISAMPIIRASLTSTVLTSTELYQLAKDKLKARLESTEGVAQVDITGGHEREIKVQVDNDKLQSYNLSILQLQQALSRENLDFPTGTVKQPTDQYIVRVKGKFENINEIKTLPIVTLPTGTTVYVGDVATVIDSYKEDGKPTRLSGHDAVGVNIVKTSDANSTETADHVYATIAKLTDEYKQDGIKFEIAQDATQFTRASIREVFRDLILAIVLVSCVLFLFLRSGRNAFIVLVSIPTSLVSTFIFMWLFGFTINMMSMMALSLVIGILVDDSIVVLENIHRKLEDGQDPVNAAINGRNEIGFAAIAITLVDVVVFLPISLVSGIAGKIFREFGLTVVASTLMSLLVSFTLTPMLAAKFGRAHETIKFKPFKWLSDQFERFQDWGELKYKGILAWSLKHRWVIVTSSLLLFLGSCSLVITGKIGSEFITNPDRGEFAANFDFPDGTNLETADSLVQRYEKLLAADSNIERFQTVVGRQENPWGAVERGSVGQISVKIKEGKHQIRGTEQEMKYVTALASSIPGMTIRTQSIGIFGTANASPIQLEIGGDDLGKLSTYADTLIEHIQNIPGLKDLKSSYEEGQPEVKIKFDRERLSANGMSLAEAAGAIRTALAGNTDAKYKEGETEYDINLILEKIDRSNAKDVGQVTLMNHYGQQIKVSDIATLSYGKGPSVIGRKNRERVVIIYGNLTKTLPLGDAVIKIQKEIDKLPRAAGIGVPYFAGDAENQRRSGGDMGIAFLLAILFVYMIMVALFESYVHPFTIMFSLPVALIGALVMLAITGKTLSIFTMVGMIMLMGLVTKNAILIVDRTNAKRAEGEGVTDALLDAGPTRLRPIMMTTFTMILGMIPLAMGLGEGSEFRQGMALAIIGGLTSSMILTLVLVPVMYTYVEGWRTRFPAFFRRINIFSKMRKPRPGYVNTL; encoded by the coding sequence ATGACTATTACTGAATTATCAATCAAGCGGCCGGCGCTGATTACGATCTTCTTCATCGCACTCGCGGTGATGGGGTTGTTCGGTCTGTCGCGGCTCGGAACAGACCTGCTGCCGAAAATGGACTGGCCGTTCGTCACGGTCTGGACCGTGTATCCCGGCGCAGGTCCTGAAGAGATCGAAGATCTCGTCACGAAGCCAATCGAAGAAGCGGTTGCAGCGACAAGCAATCTCGACAACGTCCGTTCGTTCTCGAACGAAGGATATTCTGTCGTGCTCGGACAGTACCTCTTGACGGCGAACTCCGATCAGGCGGCTGCGGATGTGCAGCGTCGAGTCGATCAGATTCGCTCGAAGCTGCCGAAGGACGCCGAAGCGCCGAAAGTCCAAAAGAACGATATCAGCGCCATGCCGATCATTCGCGCATCGCTGACATCGACCGTCCTCACGTCGACCGAGCTCTACCAGCTCGCGAAGGATAAACTCAAAGCCCGACTCGAATCCACCGAAGGCGTCGCTCAGGTGGACATCACGGGCGGACATGAACGAGAGATCAAAGTGCAAGTCGATAACGACAAGCTGCAATCCTACAATCTCTCGATCCTTCAATTACAGCAGGCACTCTCGCGTGAGAATCTCGACTTCCCGACCGGCACCGTCAAACAGCCGACGGATCAGTACATCGTCCGCGTCAAAGGCAAGTTCGAGAATATCAATGAGATCAAGACGCTCCCGATCGTCACACTACCGACCGGCACGACCGTGTACGTCGGCGATGTCGCTACCGTCATCGACAGCTACAAAGAAGACGGCAAACCGACCCGCCTCAGCGGGCATGATGCCGTCGGCGTGAACATCGTCAAGACCTCGGATGCAAACTCGACCGAGACCGCCGATCACGTCTACGCGACGATCGCAAAACTTACGGACGAGTATAAGCAGGATGGGATCAAGTTCGAGATCGCGCAAGATGCAACGCAGTTCACCCGCGCGTCGATCAGAGAAGTATTCCGCGACCTCATCCTTGCGATCGTGCTCGTCTCCTGTGTGCTGTTCCTGTTCCTGCGATCGGGCCGTAACGCATTTATCGTGCTTGTTTCGATCCCGACGTCGCTCGTATCGACATTCATTTTCATGTGGCTCTTCGGGTTCACGATCAACATGATGTCGATGATGGCGCTGTCGCTGGTGATCGGTATCCTCGTCGACGACTCGATCGTGGTGCTCGAAAACATCCACCGAAAACTCGAAGACGGACAAGATCCGGTCAATGCTGCGATCAACGGTCGTAACGAAATTGGATTTGCTGCCATCGCGATTACGCTCGTCGACGTCGTGGTGTTCTTGCCGATCTCACTCGTTAGTGGTATCGCCGGCAAGATCTTCCGCGAGTTCGGTCTGACGGTCGTTGCCTCGACGCTCATGTCGCTGCTTGTCAGCTTCACCCTTACTCCGATGCTTGCCGCCAAATTCGGACGCGCACACGAAACGATCAAGTTCAAGCCGTTCAAGTGGCTCAGCGATCAGTTCGAACGCTTCCAGGACTGGGGCGAGCTTAAGTACAAGGGCATCCTTGCCTGGTCGCTGAAGCACCGGTGGGTCATCGTCACCAGCTCGTTACTGCTCTTCCTCGGCTCGTGCAGCCTTGTGATCACCGGGAAGATCGGATCGGAGTTTATCACGAATCCGGACCGCGGAGAATTCGCTGCGAACTTCGACTTCCCCGACGGGACGAATCTCGAAACCGCCGACTCGCTCGTCCAGCGATACGAGAAACTGCTCGCAGCCGACTCGAACATCGAGCGCTTCCAGACCGTCGTCGGCCGCCAGGAAAATCCCTGGGGCGCCGTCGAGCGCGGAAGCGTCGGGCAGATCTCGGTCAAGATTAAAGAAGGTAAACACCAGATCCGGGGGACCGAACAAGAGATGAAATATGTGACGGCGCTCGCGTCGTCGATCCCTGGCATGACGATCCGTACGCAATCGATCGGTATCTTCGGAACAGCGAATGCATCGCCGATCCAGTTGGAAATCGGTGGCGACGACCTCGGGAAGCTTTCAACATACGCCGATACGCTCATTGAGCATATTCAGAACATCCCCGGTCTGAAGGATCTCAAGAGCTCGTACGAAGAAGGACAACCGGAAGTGAAGATCAAATTCGATCGCGAACGACTCTCGGCCAACGGCATGTCGCTTGCAGAAGCTGCAGGGGCGATCCGTACTGCGCTTGCCGGTAATACCGATGCGAAATACAAAGAAGGCGAAACGGAGTACGATATCAATCTCATTCTCGAAAAGATCGATCGGTCGAATGCGAAAGATGTCGGACAAGTGACGCTCATGAATCATTACGGCCAGCAGATCAAAGTGTCCGACATTGCGACGCTTTCGTATGGCAAAGGCCCGTCGGTGATCGGCCGTAAGAATCGCGAACGCGTCGTGATCATCTACGGCAACCTGACGAAGACACTGCCGCTCGGCGATGCCGTGATCAAGATTCAAAAGGAGATCGACAAACTGCCGCGTGCCGCAGGAATCGGCGTCCCGTATTTCGCGGGCGATGCCGAGAATCAGCGTCGAAGCGGCGGCGACATGGGAATCGCGTTCTTGCTTGCCATCCTCTTCGTGTATATGATTATGGTGGCACTCTTCGAAAGCTACGTCCATCCGTTCACGATCATGTTCTCGTTGCCCGTTGCGCTGATCGGTGCACTGGTGATGCTGGCGATCACGGGCAAGACACTTTCGATCTTCACGATGGTGGGCATGATCATGCTCATGGGACTTGTCACAAAGAACGCTATCCTGATCGTTGATCGTACGAATGCGAAGCGTGCAGAGGGCGAAGGCGTCACCGACGCATTGCTCGATGCCGGCCCGACGCGTTTGCGCCCGATCATGATGACCACCTTCACGATGATCCTCGGCATGATCCCGCTTGCAATGGGACTCGGCGAAGGCTCCGAATTCCGTCAGGGGATGGCTCTTGCTATCATCGGCGGACTGACGAGTTCGATGATCCTGACGCTGGTGCTCGTGCCGGTCATGTACACATACGTCGAAGGCTGGCGCACACGCTTCCCGGCGTTCTTCCGCAGGATCAACATCTTCTCGAAGATGCGCAAACCGCGGCCGGGATACGTCAATACGCTCTGA
- a CDS encoding efflux RND transporter periplasmic adaptor subunit — translation MNAIVKVSLFAGLVLVSGAALTACNKTDGAERPAETLIAVKTAPVSTAPMAATFRATGSLEGVHEATVNSETQGRIVSVSVSNGSRVGAGAALVTVDNELKAIAVKQAEAARLAAEASLAKAKLDLSRTDELSKTGAATKSQYELAELQVKSAEAQLKAAESGESLAKRQLSDATVKAPFSGVVAMRYVNLGELLNPGGKVATLVDDSKMKLKINIGELDLGLLSIGDAVSISVDALPGKTFTGKIATIADKADAGRSYTVEVELDNPGKELKSGMFARAEIKREAERTCTVVPASAIIYNGQRTQVYVVDAKNIAHLRGVKIGVTTTDLAEVVEGLQQNDVVVSFGQAQLKDGQPVKIQQ, via the coding sequence ATGAACGCAATTGTAAAAGTATCGCTCTTCGCCGGCCTTGTACTCGTCTCGGGCGCGGCACTGACCGCCTGCAACAAGACCGATGGCGCCGAGCGCCCGGCCGAAACGCTCATTGCAGTCAAGACCGCTCCGGTCTCGACCGCTCCGATGGCCGCAACATTCCGCGCGACGGGCTCGCTCGAAGGCGTGCACGAAGCAACCGTCAACAGCGAGACGCAAGGTCGGATCGTCAGCGTCAGCGTCAGCAACGGTTCGCGCGTCGGCGCCGGCGCTGCGCTCGTCACGGTCGACAACGAACTCAAAGCCATCGCCGTCAAGCAGGCCGAGGCCGCACGCCTGGCTGCCGAGGCTTCGCTTGCAAAAGCAAAGCTCGATCTTTCGCGCACCGACGAACTCTCGAAGACCGGCGCTGCAACCAAGAGCCAGTACGAACTGGCCGAGTTGCAGGTCAAGAGCGCCGAAGCGCAGCTCAAGGCCGCCGAATCGGGCGAAAGCCTCGCAAAGCGTCAGCTCTCGGATGCAACCGTGAAAGCTCCGTTCAGCGGTGTCGTTGCGATGCGATATGTCAACCTCGGCGAACTGCTCAACCCGGGCGGAAAAGTCGCGACGCTTGTGGACGATTCGAAGATGAAGCTCAAGATCAATATCGGTGAGCTCGATCTCGGTCTGCTCTCGATCGGCGATGCCGTATCGATCTCGGTCGATGCGCTTCCCGGCAAGACATTCACAGGAAAGATCGCGACGATCGCCGACAAGGCCGACGCAGGTCGCTCGTACACCGTGGAGGTCGAGCTTGACAATCCGGGCAAAGAACTCAAGAGCGGCATGTTCGCTCGCGCCGAGATCAAACGCGAAGCCGAGCGCACATGCACCGTCGTTCCTGCCTCTGCGATCATCTATAATGGTCAGCGTACCCAGGTGTACGTCGTCGACGCCAAGAACATCGCCCACTTGCGTGGCGTGAAGATAGGCGTCACAACCACCGATCTTGCCGAAGTTGTCGAAGGGCTGCAACAGAACGACGTCGTCGTTTCTTTCGGTCAGGCACAGCTCAAAGACGGACAACCCGTAAAAATCCAACAGTAA